A portion of the Drosophila innubila isolate TH190305 chromosome 3L unlocalized genomic scaffold, UK_Dinn_1.0 0_D_3L, whole genome shotgun sequence genome contains these proteins:
- the LOC117787170 gene encoding probable cytochrome P450 316a1 translates to MISAGIFVCLCLVSAFNYFRTRRQRKFIANLKGPFTFPLVGSVYKIVFLTPRNFFQSSAKYLSKYGTLSRCWLFHRLFIPVADLELAKQLLHSESHLETGYDLMRDWLADSVLMCPSDQWPLRHQRLAAFFQKDKMLQLIKLLQEQAEKPYPELVAQAETRQVFNVWPIVSAKVLDFILATTCGVHSSEQYKKAFADLTKLYRNRFLSIKSANRLIFWLSSPFTRRRQLKLIKRINEENKRILEECRQQKVERIQVKNEGINIERIEPTERLDHQSLIDVLNGSENLSDDQLLAELNTCNFLGYLLCSTTLCFALILIARHPSVQQRCLEELRIAHSEKEENLQGMSYLDAVLKETLRLHPPQLIVGRELSKDFPYTHSKVGDAALPAGSEVYINLYEMQRSEEYGQNAKQFQPERFLGNSPELLSFGMGPRSCPAQQFSLMLLKSLLAPLLLKFELLPHGDAVRQNLQLSPGSRNGFQLAVKLR, encoded by the exons ATGATCTCGGCTGGCATATTCGTGTGCCTTTGTTTGGTCTCGGCCTTCAATTATTTTCGCACACGTCGACAGCGTAAATTTATTGCGAATCTCAAAGGACCGTTTACCTTTCCACTTGTGGGATCTGTATACAAGATTGTCTTCCTAACGCCAAGGA ACTTTTTCCAGAGCAGTGCCAAGTATCTCTCGAAATATGGAACTCTCAGTCGTTGTTGGCTTTTTCATAGACTCTTTATACCCGTCGCTGATCTTGAGCTGGCAAAGCAGCTGCTCCACAGTGAATCACACCTAGAAACGGGCTATGACTTGATGAGGGATTGGCTGGCAGACAGTGTGCTCATGTGTCCATCCGATCAATGGCCTCTGCGACATCAGCGTTTGGCAGCGTTCTTTCAAAAGGACAAGATGTTGCAGCTAATAAAGCTACTGCAAGAACAGGCGGAGAAACCATATCCAGAATTGGTAGCACAAGCAGAAACTCGACAAGTTTTTAACGTGTGGCCAATTGTATCAGCCAAGGTGTTAGATTTTATATTGGCCACCACTTGTGGAGTACATTCAAGCGAACAGTATAAAAAGGCATTTGCTGA CCTTACGAAACTTTATCGTAATCGTTTTTTAAGCATTAAGTCGGCCAATCGCTTAATCTTTTGGCTGTCATCTCCATTTACGCGAAGACGTCAGCTGAAGCTCATCAAACGCATTAACGAGGAGAATAAACGGATTTTGGAAGAATGTCGACAACAGAAGGTGGAACGAATTCAGGTCAAGAATGAGGGTATTAATATAGAGCGCATTGAGCCGACTGAAAGACTTGATCATCAATCGCTAATCGATGTGCTGAACGGAAGCGAGAATCTGTCGGATGATCAGCTCCTTGCCGAGCTGAACACCTGTAACTTTTTGGGTTATCTTTTGTGCAGTACGACCCTCTGCTTTGCCCTGATCCTCATTGCCCGGCATCCCTCAGTGCAACAAAGATGTCTGGAGGAACTACGCATTGCACACAGTGAGAAGGAAGAGAATCTACAGGGAATGTCTTACCTGGATGCTGTTTTAAAGGAGACCTTACGCCTGCATCCGCCACAACTAATTGTGGGTCGTGAACTTAGCAAGGACTTTCCATACA CACACTCAAAGGTGGGCGATGCTGCTCTTCCCGCAGGCTCTGAGGTTTATATCAATCTCTACGAAATGCAGCGCTCTGAGGAATATGGccaaaatgccaaacaatttCAGCCAGAACGATTTTTGGGCAATTCTCCCGAGCTGCTCAGCTTTGGAATGGGTCCTCGTAGCTGTCCCGCCCAGCAGTTCAGCCTAATGCTGCTCAAATCCTTGCTGGCTCCGCTGTTGCTGAAGTTCGAGTTGCTTCCCCATGGCGATGCAGTACGTCAGAATTTGCAGCTGTCTCCTGGCTCACGCAATGGCTTTCAATTGGCAGTGAAATTACgttaa
- the LOC117787172 gene encoding larval/pupal cuticle protein H1C — translation MAYKFLALTATLLVLSPAWAGIIAQPAISYLGDEHAVAHTQQNVVRSFDGTVSHYAKSVATPYSQVHKQDTRISNNVYQPAIAKTVTYAAPVPAPVYTPHQPAVYTSHQPAVYTHAAPVATPVYQQQQHIPTSPVTYASHQPQAVIHYSPAETVSHMSFDGFGTHWGF, via the coding sequence ATGGCATACAAATTCCTGGCACTTACCGCAACCCTTTTGGTCCTGTCTCCTGCCTGGGCAGGAATCATCGCACAGCCGGCAATCAGTTATTTGGGAGATGAGCACGCTGTGGCGCACACCCAACAGAATGTTGTCAGGAGCTTCGATGGCACCGTATCGCACTATGCCAAGTCCGTGGCCACGCCCTACTCCCAAGTGCACAAACAGGATACGCGAATTAGCAACAATGTTTATCAGCCCGCCATTGCCAAGACTGTCACCTATGCGgctccagttccagctccGGTCTACACCCCCCACCAGCCCGCTGTCTATACCTCCCACCAGCCCGCTGTCTACACTCATGCAGCTCCAGTGGCCACCCCAGTttatcaacagcagcaacacattCCCACTTCCCCTGTCACCTATGCCAGCCATCAACCTCAGGCCGTGATTCACTACTCACCAGCGGAAACCGTTTCCCACATGAGCTTCGATGGATTCGGCACCCATTGGGGCTTCTAA
- the LOC117788247 gene encoding cytochrome P450 4d8 has protein sequence MLLIAIVVFLLTAGFLFHWTQRERRAAVANLPGPFSWPVFGALQLMLKLNPKSFIEVSAKQVDKVGELQRVWVFNRLLILTCDVEFNEQLLSSQEHLVKHPVYKVLGQWLGNGLLLSDGKLWHQRRKIITPTFHFSILEQFVEVFDQQSNICIQRLEQMADGKTTFDVYPFICLAALDIIAETAMGTKVNAQMAESTPYANAVNECTALFAWRFMSVYLQSEFLFTLTRPHLKWRQTKLIRTMHEFTIKVIEQRRKTLEEEQLKKAEQLNKKTEDDVGRKRRMALLDVLLQASVDGRPLRNEEIREEVDTFMFEGHDTTASAISFCLWEISRHAKVQEKMLEEILQVLGTDHSRPITIRDLAELKYVECVIKESLRMHPPVPLVGRKLQTDFKYTHSKVGNGVIPAGTEILMAIIGQQNWKANFEDPWSFKPERHESGERSTNFAYVPFSAGPRNCIGQKFALLEMKMMLAKIVRAYELLPLGEKFYHVINIVLRSDTGIQLGMRKRMSSIAAT, from the exons ATGCTGCTGATAGCAATAGTTGTGTTTCTCCTCACAGCCGGGTTTCTCTTCCATTGGACACAACGGGAGCGACGAGCGGCAGTCGCCAATCTGCCGGGTCCTTTCAGTTGGCCAGTATTTGGAGCACTGCAGCTGATGCTCAAACTAAATCCAAAGA GTTTTATAGAGGTATCGGCGAAGCAGGTTGATAAAGTAGGTGAATTGCAGCGCGTTTGGGTTTTCAATCGCCTGCTGATTTTGACTTGCGATGTGGAGTTCAATGAGCAACTATTATCCAGTCAGGAGCATTTGGTGAAGCATCCGGTTTACAAGGTGCTGGGACAATGGCTAGGCAATGGACTCCTCTTGAGTGATGGCAAACTTTGGCATCAACGGCGTAAGATCATAACGCCCACATTTCATTTCTCGATATTGGAACAATTTGTCGAGGTCTTCGATCAGCAATCAAATATCTGCATACAACGGCTGGAGCAGATGGCAGATGGCAAGACTACCTTTGATGTGTATCCCTTCATCTGTTTGGCTGCATTGGATATCATAGCGGAGACTGCAATGGGCACCAAAGTGAATGCCCAAATGGCTGAAAGCACGCCCTATGCGAATGCTGTCAATGA ATGCACTGCTCTTTTTGCCTGGCGCTTTATGTCCGTTTATCTGCAGAGTGAGTTTCTTTTCACTTTGACCCGTCCTCATTTGAAATGGCGTCAAACAAAACTCATTCGTACCATGCACGAATTCACCATCAAGGTGATCGAACAGCGTCGGAAGACACtggaggaggagcagctgAAGAAGGCGGAGCAGTTGAACAAAAAGACTGAGGATGATGTGGGCAGAAAACGCCGCATGGCTCTTTTGGATGTGCTGTTGCAGGCCAGCGTTGATGGGCGTCCCTTGAGGAACGAGGAGATCCGGGAGGAGGTGGATACATTTATGTTTGAGGGGCATGATACGACAGCCAGTGCAATTTCCTTTTGTCTCTGGGAGATCTCACGACATGCCAAGGTGCAGGAAAAAATGCTAGAAGAAATTCTTCAGGTGCTGGGCACAGATCACAGTCGGCCTATCACCATACGGGATCTGGCCGAGCTGAAGTACGTGGAGTGCGTCATCAAGGAATCGCTTCGAATGCATCCGCCTGTTCCCCTCGTTGGACGCAAGCTGCAAACAGACTTTAAGTACA CTCATTCCAAGGTGGGTAATGGTGTCATTCCCGCTGGCACAGAAATCCTTATGGCCATTATAGGCCAGCAAAATTGGAAAGCAAATTTTGAAGATCCGTGGAGCTTCAAACCGGAGCGCCATGAGAGCGGAGAACGTAGCACCAACTTTGCCTATGTGCCCTTCAGTGCGGGACCAAGGAACTGCATTGGCCAGAAGTTTGCCCTGCTGGAGATGAAGATGATGCTGGCGAAGATTGTCCGAGCCTACGAACTATTGCCTCTAGGGGAAAAATTCTACCATGTGATAAACATTGTCCTTCGCTCGGATACGGGCATCCAGTTGGGCATGCGCAAGCGGATGAGTTCTATAGCTGCcacataa
- the LOC117787414 gene encoding carboxypeptidase B-like has translation MLLRVNTLCALWALLLSITFVNRSSAFGVSRGERSRRHAGPTLDTDDYYSYEGMLEYLGDLTKAYSQRLKLSDVGTTYENRTLKTITISNGDGRKGKKAIFLVAAEHAREWLTPVAALYAVEQLVVNFEENAHLLKDYDWIIMPMVNPDGYMYSRSIDKKWRNNRSPNGNNCFGTNINRNYDIDWGQGYPEITDPCVEHYAGSKPFSEPESRAVRDVMLELVNAGKGVMFLGLHSRHKSVFYPWVYQSEPADNVKKLKEIAKIGAEAIENASGVTFTYEQYGVDDNFGGTSLDYAYSIGFPLSFALELSGERGGISFDFWPPTNLLKDLADDTWKGIRAMAEKGIEYYPLTSTNE, from the exons ATGCTTCTACGCGTTAACACGCTGTGTGCCCTGTGGGCGTTgctgttatcgataacatttGTTAATCGATCATCGGCCTTTGGGGTGTCGCGTGGGGAGAGAAGTCGACGTCATGCGGGTCCCACACTGGACACCGACGATTACTATAGCTACGAGGGCATGTTGGAGTATTTGGGTGACCTGACCAAGGCCTACAGTCAGCGTCTAAAGTTATCTGACGTGGGAACAACATATGAGAATCGCACACTAAAAACAATCACCATATCAAATGGTGATGGACGCAAAGGGAAGAAAGCCATTTTCTTGGTGGCCGCGGAACATGCGCGGGAATGGTTGACCCCAGTGGCAGCCTTGTATGCCGTGGAGCAGCTGGTGGTCAACTTCGAGGAGAATGCACACTTGCTGAAAGATTACGATTGGATTATAATGCCCATGGTTAATCCCGATGGTTATATGTATTCCCGCAGCATAGACAAAAAGTGGCGCAACAATCGTTCCCCAAATGggaataattgttttggtaCGAATATTAATCGCAACTACGACATTGACTGGGGGCAAGGATATCCGGAAATAACTGATCCTTGCGTCGAGCACTACGCCGGCAGTAAGCCCTTTTCAGAGCCAGAATCCCGAGCAGTTCGAGATGTTATGCTGGAGTTAGTGAATGCTGGAAAGGGCGTTATGTTTCTGGGTCTACACTCACGACACAAAAGCGTCTTTTACCCTTGGGTTTATCAGAG TGAACCTGCTGATAATGTTAAGAAACTGAAAGAGATTGCGAAAATCGGGGCGGAGGCCATTGAAAATGCCAGCGGCGTTACTTTCACTTACGAACAATATGGCGTTGATGATAATTTTGGTGGCACCAGTCTGGATTATGCCTATTCCATTGGTTTCCCTCTTTCCTTTGCCCTGGAACTAAGCGGGGAGCGTGGAGGTATTTCTTTTGACTTTTGGCCACCTACAAATTTACTTAAAGACCTGGCCGATGATACCTGGAAGGGCATTCGAGCCATGGCCGAAAAAGGCATTGAATACTATCCATTGACTTCGACTAATGAATAG
- the LOC117787213 gene encoding carboxypeptidase B: MLLRDKSLCALWALLLSITFVNRSSAFGVSRGERSRRHAGPTLDTDDYYSYEGMLEYLDDLTKAYSQRLKLSDVGTTYENRTLKTITITNGDGRKGKKAIFLVAAEHAREWLTPVAALYAVEQLVVNFEENAHLLKDYDWIIMPMVNPDGYMYSRSTNKMWRNNRSPNGNNCFGTNINRNYDIDWGKGYPEIKDPCREHYAGSKPFSEPESRAVRDVMLELVNAGKGVMYLSLHSRHKSVFYPWVYQSTPAENVKQLQEIAKIGAEAMENASGVMYTHEQYGIENSTFGGSSLDYAYSIGFPLSFALELSGERGGISFDFWPPTNLLKDLADDTWKGIQAMAEKAIEYYPMNSTILNHSSAASRSFSFRLKTILKTILLFGIITIFST, from the exons ATGCTTCTTCGCGATAAATCGCTGTGTGCCCTGTGGGCTTTgctgttatcgataacatttGTTAATCGATCATCGGCCTTTGGGGTGTCTCGTGGGGAGAGAAGTCGACGTCATGCGGGTCCCACACTGGACACCGACGATTACTATAGCTACGAGGGCATGTTGGAGTATTTGGATGACCTGACCAAGGCCTACAGTCAGCGTCTAAAGTTATCCGACGTGGGAACAACATATGAGAATCGCACACTAAAAACAATCACCATAACAAATGGTGATGGACGCAAAGGGAAGAAAGCCATTTTCTTGGTGGCCGCGGAACATGCGCGGGAATGGTTGACCCCAGTGGCAGCCTTGTATGCCGTGGAGCAGCTGGTGGTCAACTTCGAGGAGAATGCACACTTGCTGAAAGATTACGATTGGATTATAATGCCCATGGTTAATCCCGATGGTTATATGTATTCCCGCAGCACAAATAAAATGTGGCGCAACAATCGTTCCCCAAATGggaataattgttttggtaCGAATATCAATCGCAACTACGACATTGACTGGGGAAAAGGATATCCGGAAATAAAAGATCCTTGTCGCGAGCACTACGCCGGCAGTAAGCCCTTCTCAGAGCCAGAATCCCGAGCAGTTCGAGATGTTATGCTGGAGTTAGTGAATGCTGGAAAGGGCGTTATGTATCTGAGTCTACACTCACGACACAAAAGCGTCTTTTACCCTTGGGTTTATCAGAG TACCCCTGCTGAAAATGTTAAGCAATTGCAAGAGATTGCGAAAATTGGCGCTGAGGCTATGGAAAATGCCAGCGGAGTAATGTACACCCATGAGCAGTATGGCATTGAGAATAGTACTTTTGGTGGTTCCAGTCTGGATTATGCCTATTCCATTGGTTTCCCTCTTTCCTTCGCCCTAGAACTAAGCGGGGAGCGTGGAGGTATTTCTTTTGACTTTTGGCCACCTACAAATTTACTTAAAGATCTGGCCGATGATACATGGAAGGGCATTCAAGCCATGGCCGAAAAGGCCATTGAATACTACCCAATGAATTCCACAATTCTAAATCATTCGTCTGCCGCTAGTCgtagtttttcttttagattaaaaacaattttaaaaactatattgtTATTTggtataataacaattttctcCACATAA